A stretch of the Porifericola rhodea genome encodes the following:
- a CDS encoding tRNA-(ms[2]io[6]A)-hydroxylase translates to MQYKIELTENSSQEWLDTVMSDFDSFLQDHADCERKASAMAMSFVAKYPERHEIIPELIATGIEELEHFQQVYEFMQERSVSLAKEMAPDPYIKDLMALSHGGTPLTRFRDRLLLASIIESRGCERFKMVSEAQGEESIKRFYKLLWASEAKHSHIFVHMALRYFDKAEVDQRIEELVNAEAEIVRNLPLRAALH, encoded by the coding sequence ATGCAATACAAAATAGAACTTACAGAAAACTCCAGCCAGGAATGGTTAGATACAGTAATGAGTGATTTTGATAGCTTTTTGCAAGATCATGCTGACTGCGAAAGAAAAGCTTCTGCTATGGCAATGAGCTTTGTAGCCAAGTATCCTGAACGTCATGAAATTATTCCAGAACTGATTGCTACCGGTATAGAAGAGCTTGAGCATTTTCAGCAGGTTTATGAGTTTATGCAGGAAAGAAGTGTGAGTCTGGCAAAGGAAATGGCTCCCGACCCATACATTAAAGATTTAATGGCTCTTAGCCACGGGGGTACACCACTTACCCGCTTTCGTGACAGGCTACTACTTGCATCTATTATAGAAAGTAGAGGTTGTGAAAGGTTTAAAATGGTAAGTGAAGCTCAGGGAGAAGAAAGTATAAAAAGATTTTATAAACTACTATGGGCTTCAGAAGCTAAACATAGCCATATTTTCGTACATATGGCTCTGCGTTATTTTGACAAAGCAGAAGTAGATCAGCGTATTGAAGAGCTTGTAAATGCAGAAGCGGAAATCGTTAGAAATTTACCATTAAGAGCAGCCCTGCACTAG
- a CDS encoding glycosyltransferase, with the protein MHAKTLSSIATQYFKRFGFSSQYINTPPAENLKVVIVIPCYNEPYLTTTLNSLSACEPPSHPVEVIVVINSGEQDTSDVLAQNRKSYTEAEEWKRSNKHDWLKLYVLEANKLPRKHAGVGLARKIGMDEALRRFAKINYPGMIACLDADCTVNPAYLKTLETVQLERQPQSCSIYFEHMVDDDNTAELGEGILYYELFLRYYVNGLAYSGFPFAMHTIGSSMGVRADTYALSGGMNRRKAGEDFYFLHKIVPLGGFYNIAETTVYPSYRTSDRVPFGTGKAQQEWLKNRENRMQSYHVQTFDDLKGFLSVVPVLYEKTLSQRELEKLKLPVSVYEFLLAQGFLAKMEEIKTNSTHYRTFNKRFFSWFDGFKALKFVHYCRDVYYEQQPLTIASNQMLNKLGLNCTSEVKDLLFAYRSLDKKRKAII; encoded by the coding sequence ATGCATGCAAAAACACTATCCTCTATAGCTACTCAATATTTTAAGCGCTTTGGCTTTAGCAGTCAATACATTAATACTCCTCCTGCTGAAAACCTCAAAGTTGTTATAGTAATTCCTTGTTATAACGAACCTTATCTAACCACTACTCTAAATTCGTTATCTGCATGCGAACCTCCATCTCACCCTGTAGAAGTTATTGTGGTGATTAATAGTGGCGAGCAAGATACCTCCGATGTGCTGGCGCAAAATAGGAAGTCTTATACAGAAGCTGAAGAATGGAAAAGAAGCAATAAACATGATTGGCTCAAACTGTATGTGTTGGAGGCAAATAAATTACCTAGAAAACACGCAGGGGTAGGCCTTGCCCGAAAAATTGGGATGGATGAAGCCCTAAGACGTTTTGCCAAAATAAATTATCCGGGAATGATTGCCTGCCTGGATGCTGATTGTACTGTAAATCCTGCTTATCTCAAAACTCTGGAGACAGTGCAACTTGAGCGACAGCCTCAGTCTTGTAGCATATATTTTGAGCATATGGTTGATGATGATAATACTGCTGAATTGGGAGAGGGCATACTATATTATGAGCTTTTTTTAAGATACTACGTCAATGGGTTAGCATACAGCGGATTCCCTTTTGCTATGCATACGATTGGCTCAAGTATGGGAGTGAGGGCAGATACGTATGCCTTAAGCGGAGGAATGAATAGACGAAAGGCCGGTGAAGACTTTTATTTTCTTCATAAAATTGTACCTCTGGGAGGGTTTTACAATATAGCAGAGACTACGGTTTATCCATCGTATCGTACCTCAGACAGGGTTCCTTTTGGAACAGGAAAAGCCCAGCAGGAATGGTTAAAAAACAGAGAAAATAGGATGCAATCTTATCATGTTCAAACCTTTGACGATTTAAAAGGATTTTTGAGCGTCGTTCCTGTGTTATATGAAAAAACGCTTAGCCAGAGAGAATTAGAAAAGCTTAAGCTACCTGTATCGGTCTATGAATTTTTATTAGCTCAGGGTTTTTTGGCCAAAATGGAAGAGATAAAGACAAATTCTACCCATTATCGTACCTTTAATAAGCGTTTTTTTTCGTGGTTTGACGGCTTTAAAGCATTAAAATTTGTACATTACTGTAGAGATGTTTACTATGAACAGCAACCATTGACCATCGCCAGTAATCAGATGCTCAATAAGTTAGGCCTAAACTGTACTTCGGAAGTTAAGGATCTTCTATTCGCTTACCGGAGTTTAGACAAAAAAAGAAAAGCAATAATTTAA
- a CDS encoding TerC family protein, with protein MEIFLEAENWIALLTLTFLEIVLGIDNIIFISIVTGKLPLEQQPKARNLGLTLALVFRIALLLGITWIIGFTEPLFSVFGLDISGRDLILIAGGLFLLAKSTSEIHHKIEGQEASQVDGANKNVQSFAKIITQIILLDMVFSFDSILTAVGLTQQVLIMIIAVVISIGVMMVFAGKISDFINKHPTLQILALSFLILIGFMLVVEGFHFHVPKGYIYFAVAFSLLVEVLNMRLRKKAKPVQLHDQQMPKKETA; from the coding sequence ATGGAAATTTTTCTTGAAGCAGAAAACTGGATTGCTTTACTCACCCTCACTTTTTTGGAAATAGTGCTGGGGATCGACAACATCATTTTTATCTCTATTGTCACTGGCAAGCTTCCTCTGGAGCAGCAGCCCAAGGCACGTAATCTGGGGCTTACACTAGCGCTGGTTTTTAGAATTGCCTTGCTTTTAGGTATCACCTGGATTATCGGTTTTACCGAACCTTTGTTTAGTGTGTTTGGTCTGGATATCAGTGGTCGCGATCTGATTTTGATTGCCGGGGGCTTGTTTCTACTAGCCAAAAGTACTTCTGAAATTCACCACAAAATAGAAGGACAGGAAGCCTCACAGGTTGATGGTGCCAACAAAAATGTGCAGAGTTTCGCTAAAATCATTACCCAGATAATTTTGCTGGATATGGTCTTTTCGTTCGACTCCATCTTGACAGCAGTAGGCCTTACGCAGCAGGTATTAATTATGATTATTGCTGTAGTAATATCTATAGGTGTGATGATGGTATTTGCGGGTAAGATCAGTGATTTTATAAACAAACATCCCACACTACAGATATTAGCTCTATCTTTTCTTATTCTGATTGGCTTTATGCTGGTGGTAGAGGGTTTCCACTTCCATGTGCCTAAAGGCTATATCTATTTTGCTGTAGCATTCTCCTTACTGGTAGAGGTGCTTAATATGAGGCTAAGAAAAAAGGCTAAGCCTGTACAATTGCATGACCAACAAATGCCTAAAAAAGAAACTGCATAG
- a CDS encoding SusC/RagA family TonB-linked outer membrane protein: protein MKKILYLCTLLTCLSFVSTVGMAQSRTVNGKVTSLETGETLPGVNILVQGSTTGTVTDLDGNYRISVPSDDAILVFSFIGYQAEEVVVNGRSTVNVALSPSLEQLSEVVVTSFGIERDKKALGYSVQEVSGEEITRAKQPNVVNALQGRVAGVQIQSAGGQPGAGSNIIIRGITSLSPNADNQPLFVVDGIPISNQTQAGSTLPSAGSNSPGSSEQYSFSNRAVDLNPDDIESMSILKGPAATALYGLRAANGAVIITTKKGKAGATTVNVTSSVGFDYLNKAPEIQSQYREGRYGRLRFYANGDPLRFQSFGPPVVDGTPVINNFETFFQTGSRVDNSVSVSGGSETSTFFVSASRLDQKGIVPFSDWDRTTFKLSGTTKVGERLNVNGTVNYINSGGARASSGDKSIFSSLTYYSPTFDVNDYINPDGSQRDFSDGIIDNPVYIARFSSLNDDVNRIIGNVGFNYKFTDWLNLDYKIGSDVYSDSRDRVGPPNTDVGSQVKGFIVEEKINYREINSNLIVSAQKDFTERFRGQVLLGNNVTDISYSSLNTRGEGFALSNFNDLSNATNLFSTKDESLRRIVGVFANVELEYDGTYFLTITGRNDWSSTLPEGNNSFFYPSVNLGYVFTETLGLGDNPVFNYGKLRLSYAEVGKDASAYQVGSYYEVTPGFPFSGVNGFRLDDQVGSPSLRPERTKSFEIGADLRFFNNRLAIDAAYFDQTSIDQIIPVPVSNATGYSTFVTNAGELRNKGIELLITATPVRNSNITWESSLNFTSINNEVISMPDDVDEIIFTDAYYIQNKLVEGGSAGDLYGFDFERTDDGRLIIDESGFPTVNTTEYVKVGNALPDFTSGLTNTITYKGLSLSFLLEWRQGGDVFDVGLRNSIRNGVLEETSLRYEQVVFNGVRNEGTAENPQYVENDIPVEIDGESLYRSFGRYNSAAEVVLQDASWFRLRNASLSYALPTALLENSPFNKVNFTLTGNNLLLSTPFRGYDPEGSQFGSGSNSYGFTGLGVPQTRSYTFTVNLNF, encoded by the coding sequence ATGAAGAAAATCCTCTACTTGTGTACTCTATTGACCTGCCTAAGCTTTGTAAGCACTGTAGGTATGGCTCAATCGCGTACGGTGAATGGTAAAGTGACTTCTCTGGAAACAGGAGAGACTTTGCCGGGTGTGAACATTTTGGTACAGGGGTCTACTACCGGTACAGTAACCGATCTGGATGGTAACTATCGCATTTCTGTGCCTTCAGATGATGCAATTCTTGTATTTTCATTTATTGGTTACCAGGCAGAAGAGGTAGTCGTAAACGGCAGATCTACTGTAAACGTAGCCCTTTCTCCCAGTCTGGAACAACTATCAGAAGTGGTAGTAACTTCTTTTGGTATAGAAAGAGATAAAAAAGCTTTGGGCTATTCTGTGCAGGAGGTGTCGGGAGAAGAAATTACTCGTGCTAAGCAACCTAACGTAGTTAATGCGCTACAGGGACGAGTAGCCGGTGTGCAAATACAAAGCGCTGGTGGTCAGCCTGGCGCGGGGTCCAATATTATAATTCGCGGTATTACCTCGCTTAGCCCCAATGCAGACAATCAACCTCTTTTTGTGGTAGATGGTATTCCTATCAGTAACCAGACGCAGGCAGGTAGTACTTTGCCGAGTGCAGGGTCTAATTCTCCGGGTTCTTCTGAGCAGTATTCATTTTCTAATCGTGCGGTAGATTTAAACCCCGACGACATCGAGAGCATGTCTATTCTTAAAGGGCCTGCGGCAACGGCACTATATGGACTTAGAGCTGCCAACGGAGCAGTAATTATAACTACTAAAAAAGGTAAGGCAGGTGCTACTACAGTAAACGTAACCTCTTCTGTAGGTTTTGATTACCTGAACAAAGCTCCTGAAATACAAAGTCAGTATCGTGAAGGTCGCTACGGAAGGTTGCGTTTTTATGCTAATGGCGACCCGCTCAGGTTTCAGAGCTTTGGCCCTCCTGTAGTAGATGGAACGCCAGTTATTAACAACTTTGAGACCTTCTTCCAGACGGGTTCACGCGTAGATAACTCAGTAAGTGTATCTGGCGGTAGCGAAACATCTACCTTCTTTGTGTCTGCATCTCGCCTGGATCAAAAAGGTATAGTACCCTTCTCTGACTGGGATCGTACCACATTCAAACTATCTGGTACTACTAAAGTAGGAGAGAGACTCAACGTAAACGGAACAGTAAACTATATCAATTCCGGAGGTGCAAGAGCCAGTAGCGGTGATAAGTCTATCTTCAGCTCTCTTACGTACTACTCTCCTACTTTTGATGTTAATGACTACATTAACCCAGATGGTTCTCAAAGAGATTTTTCTGACGGAATTATAGACAATCCCGTATACATTGCCCGTTTCTCCAGCTTAAATGACGACGTAAACCGTATCATTGGTAATGTAGGCTTCAACTACAAATTTACGGACTGGTTGAATCTGGATTATAAAATTGGTAGCGATGTTTATAGCGATTCCCGCGATCGTGTTGGCCCGCCTAATACAGATGTAGGATCGCAGGTGAAAGGATTTATCGTAGAAGAAAAAATTAACTATCGCGAAATAAACTCTAACCTAATTGTTTCTGCTCAAAAAGATTTTACAGAGCGTTTTAGAGGGCAGGTATTATTAGGAAACAACGTTACCGATATTAGCTATAGCAGTCTAAACACACGTGGCGAAGGTTTTGCCCTGAGCAACTTTAACGATTTAAGTAACGCCACCAACCTTTTTAGTACCAAAGATGAGTCTCTCAGAAGAATAGTAGGGGTGTTTGCCAATGTAGAATTAGAATACGATGGTACTTACTTCCTGACAATTACCGGAAGAAATGACTGGTCGTCAACACTACCAGAAGGCAACAATTCATTCTTCTATCCTTCTGTTAACTTAGGTTATGTGTTTACCGAAACATTGGGTCTGGGAGACAATCCCGTATTCAACTACGGTAAGTTGAGACTATCTTATGCTGAAGTTGGTAAAGATGCCAGCGCTTATCAGGTAGGCTCATACTATGAGGTTACGCCTGGCTTCCCTTTCTCAGGTGTTAATGGTTTTCGTCTGGACGATCAGGTAGGCTCACCTAGCCTAAGACCTGAACGTACCAAGTCTTTTGAGATTGGGGCAGATTTACGATTCTTTAACAACCGCCTGGCTATTGATGCTGCTTACTTTGACCAGACTAGTATAGATCAAATTATACCGGTACCAGTGTCAAATGCTACAGGTTATTCTACGTTTGTGACCAATGCGGGAGAGCTTCGTAATAAAGGTATAGAGCTGTTGATTACTGCTACCCCTGTACGTAATAGTAATATTACATGGGAGTCGTCTCTCAACTTTACTTCAATTAACAATGAAGTAATCTCTATGCCTGATGATGTAGATGAGATTATTTTTACTGATGCCTATTATATCCAGAATAAGTTAGTTGAAGGTGGTTCGGCAGGTGACCTTTACGGATTTGATTTTGAGCGTACAGATGATGGCCGTCTTATTATAGACGAAAGTGGTTTCCCTACGGTTAATACTACAGAATATGTGAAAGTAGGAAATGCCCTGCCTGATTTTACCAGTGGCTTAACCAATACCATTACTTATAAAGGTTTGAGCTTGTCGTTTCTATTAGAGTGGAGACAAGGAGGAGACGTATTTGATGTAGGACTCAGAAACTCTATACGTAATGGTGTGCTGGAAGAGACCTCTTTGCGTTATGAGCAGGTAGTGTTTAATGGTGTTCGTAATGAAGGTACTGCCGAAAACCCTCAGTATGTAGAGAATGACATTCCGGTAGAAATTGATGGCGAGTCGCTATACCGTAGCTTTGGTAGATACAATAGCGCCGCTGAAGTAGTTTTGCAGGATGCTTCCTGGTTCAGACTGCGTAATGCAAGCCTGTCTTACGCGCTGCCTACTGCTCTCTTAGAGAACTCTCCTTTTAACAAGGTAAACTTTACGCTTACTGGTAACAACCTTCTATTATCTACTCCTTTTAGAGGTTATGATCCTGAAGGTAGCCAGTTTGGTTCAGGTAGCAATAGCTATGGATTTACAGGACTGGGAGTGCCACAGACCAGAAGTTATACTTTTACTGTGAACTTAAATTTTTAA
- a CDS encoding LacI family DNA-binding transcriptional regulator, protein MAKNTKTTIHDIAKMLNITASTVSRALNNKPRISDNTRKAVLEAAKQLNYHPNNIAAALRNGKSNLIGVMVPTADRSFFASVVRGIEEVTNKLNYKVIICQSYDNYEKEVQNINVLVSARVDGIIASIGKNTEDFSHFRRVKERDIPLILFDRVTDAVDVSQVMIDDYLGAYKVVEHLVEQGCRRIAHFTSPKKVSIYIERLRGYKAALADYGLPYDENLVITGDLQLEDGRKGMEQLLELKDKPDAVFSASDYGAMGAMQILKERNIKIPHEVALAGFSNEPFTSFTDPTLTTVDQLSITMGTITAELFFDQLDDNKKVVSQKTVLTPKVIVRDSSLKK, encoded by the coding sequence ATGGCAAAAAACACAAAAACAACCATTCATGATATTGCCAAGATGCTCAACATTACTGCTTCTACAGTATCCAGAGCTCTTAACAACAAGCCCAGAATTAGCGACAATACTCGTAAAGCCGTATTGGAGGCAGCTAAGCAGTTAAATTATCATCCTAATAACATAGCTGCCGCTCTCCGTAATGGTAAAAGTAACCTGATAGGAGTAATGGTCCCCACTGCCGACCGTAGCTTTTTTGCTTCTGTAGTACGAGGCATAGAGGAGGTGACTAACAAATTAAACTATAAAGTAATTATCTGTCAGTCTTATGATAATTATGAAAAGGAAGTGCAAAATATCAATGTGCTGGTGAGTGCCAGGGTGGATGGTATTATTGCTTCTATCGGTAAAAACACAGAAGATTTTAGTCACTTCAGACGCGTAAAAGAACGAGACATTCCACTTATACTTTTTGACCGGGTAACCGACGCTGTAGATGTAAGCCAAGTTATGATAGACGATTACTTAGGAGCTTATAAAGTAGTGGAGCACCTGGTAGAGCAAGGTTGCAGACGTATTGCACATTTTACCAGTCCTAAAAAAGTAAGTATATATATAGAAAGGTTAAGAGGATATAAAGCGGCTCTGGCGGATTATGGTCTACCCTATGACGAAAACTTGGTTATCACCGGAGACCTTCAGCTAGAAGATGGAAGAAAAGGGATGGAACAATTGCTTGAACTGAAAGATAAACCAGATGCTGTTTTTTCTGCCAGTGACTATGGAGCGATGGGGGCTATGCAAATTCTTAAGGAAAGAAATATCAAAATACCTCATGAAGTAGCTTTAGCTGGTTTCAGTAACGAACCCTTTACTTCATTTACAGACCCTACACTCACTACTGTAGACCAGCTAAGCATTACCATGGGTACTATTACTGCTGAGCTCTTTTTTGACCAACTGGATGACAACAAGAAAGTTGTTAGCCAAAAGACTGTACTTACTCCCAAAGTCATTGTTAGAGACTCTTCTTTAAAGAAGTGA
- a CDS encoding SusD/RagB family nutrient-binding outer membrane lipoprotein, translating to MNKITIYLSMVCLTVMLFSCEDYLGGDTNVDPNKVSEVSLSALLPTAIEATSESHYNLAYEGSQVAQQMASYFSSGADIHEEFRVSTGWSALYLRAMTNAKEMERLAVEQEAPHYAGIAKVIQALNLGVATDYWENVPYTEAFQGAEELTPDYDQQQLIYEDIIPNLLDEAIDDLSAEESASTPGVDDLVYGGNLEQWIKTANVLKARYAIHLTNKGASAAANNAISALEQLAYNANDDDFELIYDERNLNPWHARIGLAINTGNFFITHSDQLISSMNGELYNVFDPRLPLMADKGENEEYDGMENGSGVGSTVDLTTNTWYATETNPLMMVTYAESKFIEAEARFLANGGSATSVGTSQEAYDAYLQGITAHMDKLGVSEEEKQAYLTNPNVGVGAANLTLSLILKEKWIALFLNPEAWVDLRRYDYSNELYKGLELPENHNPQLNNEFIQRASYPFDEISRNTAVVEANQKGLAEKMWRDQ from the coding sequence ATGAATAAAATAACTATATATCTGAGTATGGTCTGCCTGACGGTTATGCTCTTCTCTTGTGAAGACTACCTGGGAGGCGATACCAATGTAGACCCTAATAAGGTAAGTGAAGTATCATTGTCGGCACTATTGCCTACCGCCATTGAAGCAACCAGCGAGAGCCATTACAATCTTGCGTATGAAGGTTCTCAGGTAGCTCAGCAGATGGCAAGTTACTTTTCTTCCGGCGCTGATATACATGAAGAGTTTCGTGTATCTACCGGGTGGAGTGCTTTATACCTACGCGCCATGACTAATGCTAAGGAAATGGAGCGACTGGCCGTTGAGCAGGAAGCTCCTCACTATGCCGGAATTGCCAAAGTAATTCAGGCTCTCAACCTTGGTGTAGCCACCGACTATTGGGAAAATGTACCCTATACCGAAGCATTTCAGGGGGCAGAGGAGCTTACTCCAGACTACGACCAGCAACAGCTAATTTATGAGGATATTATTCCTAACCTATTAGATGAAGCTATAGATGACCTGAGCGCAGAGGAGTCCGCTTCTACACCCGGAGTGGATGATCTGGTTTATGGAGGTAATCTGGAACAGTGGATTAAAACAGCTAATGTTTTAAAAGCACGCTATGCCATTCACTTAACAAACAAAGGCGCGTCAGCGGCCGCTAACAATGCAATTAGTGCTCTCGAGCAGCTAGCTTACAATGCCAATGATGATGATTTTGAACTCATCTATGATGAGCGTAACCTCAACCCCTGGCATGCCAGAATTGGTCTAGCTATAAATACTGGTAACTTTTTTATTACTCATTCTGATCAGCTGATTAGCTCTATGAATGGCGAACTTTATAATGTGTTTGACCCTCGCCTGCCACTGATGGCCGATAAAGGAGAAAACGAAGAGTATGATGGTATGGAGAATGGCTCAGGAGTGGGAAGTACTGTAGATTTAACTACCAATACCTGGTATGCTACAGAAACTAACCCACTAATGATGGTTACCTATGCCGAAAGCAAATTTATTGAGGCTGAGGCAAGGTTTCTGGCAAATGGTGGAAGCGCAACTTCCGTAGGTACAAGCCAGGAAGCTTACGATGCTTACCTGCAAGGAATTACCGCCCATATGGATAAGCTTGGTGTAAGTGAGGAGGAGAAGCAGGCATACCTGACAAACCCTAACGTAGGGGTAGGGGCTGCTAATTTAACGCTTTCACTTATCCTGAAGGAGAAATGGATTGCTCTCTTCTTAAATCCTGAAGCTTGGGTAGATCTGCGCAGATACGACTATAGTAATGAGCTTTACAAAGGCTTGGAGTTACCGGAAAATCATAATCCACAGCTCAATAATGAGTTTATTCAAAGAGCTTCTTATCCTTTTGATGAGATCAGCAGAAACACTGCAGTGGTAGAAGCTAACCAGAAAGGCCTGGCAGAGAAAATGTGGAGAGATCAGTAA